The following are from one region of the Salvia hispanica cultivar TCC Black 2014 chromosome 1, UniMelb_Shisp_WGS_1.0, whole genome shotgun sequence genome:
- the LOC125220281 gene encoding putative disease resistance protein RGA3 isoform X2, which yields MEGVSSAAIEVLIQNLINLFKDEYSLFRGLGEDAQQLQRTLGMIQAYMKDAEKKSITQDSVRIWLRELEAVAFDADNVLDELNYQLLHKKVKKMRTFKAKDKVLSCFSSFNGILHWRDVVHTIKQINATFECMNKRATELGLQSIVASAPAAVAHTSIETDSFSLDPIFVGRDDDVPKLVDVLTHIQDNRIFSMVVVVGMGGMGKTTLTRKVFNHESLKSRFGSLIWVHVSQTFDPIILFKKILSALTSNIGDGVESRELILKRLQEVLKSNTYLLVLDDVWNEDISKWEDFTNSIMGVTSTNGNGIIITTRSEKAASIVNPFHIHHLSNLSNEDCWSIIKAKTFDENGEVPSGFEMIGRKIAKRCQGLPLAANVVGGVLRGKSVEEWCLINENWLSNVEEGEIISKILKLSFDHLSSPSLKKCFTFCSVFPKGWEIKKQELIELWMAEGFLQPSRRDDMESVGNMLFNMLLQNSLLQVAKKDDYGNILECVMHDLVHDLASFVLTNNADDITPVQYMFLNEELSPISKRVAKHLRTLFLEGGTFGTIFSDFECLHNLTLSGDYKELPNSIRKLVNLRNLNISNTKIVNSPKWIGELHHLQTLRACWNLEKLPSTLKYMFNLRHLHIGPNTKLAAEIGRLTSLQTLPYFTVGKEKGYQIGELGSLKNLKGTLEIRNLEMVRDREEALKANIFQKPKLFDLVFVWSDDREDERNDESVLEGLQPHSNLKKLEIQGFKGIRFPTWAEKMAVRDGPQGSWVPLDNLIELKLFGCSEIEEIPTLEHLPNLKSLSLKELKKICRYTTVLC from the exons ATGGAAGGAGTGTCTTCAGCTGCCATCGAAGTTCTTATCCAAAACCTGATCAACCTTTTCAAGGACGAGTACTCTCTATTTCGGGGTCTCGGTGAAGATGCCCAGCAGCTGCAGAGGACTCTGGGGATGATTCAAGCCTACATGAAAGACGCTGAGAAGAAATCCATCACCCAAGATTCTGTCAGGATCTGGTTGAGGGAGCTTGAAGCCGTGGCTTTCGATGCTGACAATGTCTTGGACGAACTCAACTATCAACTTCTCcacaaaaaagtaaagaaaatgagGACATTTAAAGCCAAGGATAAGGTTCTATCATGTTTCTCATCCTTTAATGGCATTTTGCATTGGCGTGATGTGGTTCACacaatcaaacaaatcaatGCTACTTTTGAGTGTATGAACAAAAGGGCAACAGAGCTTGGCCTTCAAAGCATAGTTGCGAGTGCACCTGCGGCTGTTGCTCATACTTCCATTGAGACGGATTCGTTCAGTCTTGATCCAATCTTTGTTGGAAGAGATGATGATGTGCCTAAACTAGTTGACGTGCTCACCCACATCCAGGATAATCGGATCTTTTCCATGGTTGTTGTGGTCGGAATGGGGGGTATGGGGAAAACTACCTTGACTAGGAAAGTCTTTAATCATGAAAGCTTAAAGTCTCGATTCGGATCACTTATTTGGGttcatgtttctcaaacatttgaTCCCATTattcttttcaaaaaaatccTTTCAGCATTAACTTCAAATATTGGTGATGGAGTTGAGAGCAGGGAACTTATCTTGAAAAGGCTTCAAGAAGTTCTCAAGTCTAATACTTatcttcttgttcttgatgATGTATGGAATGAAGATATTTCAAAATGGGAAGACTTTACAAACTCCATAATGGGAGTTACTTCAACGAACGGAAATGGCATTATCATTACAACCAGGAGTGAAAAAGCTGCTTCTATTGTTAACCCATTTCATATTCATCATTTGAGTAACTTATCAAATGAAGACTGTTGGTCAATAATCAAAGCCAAaacttttgatgaaaatggAGAAGTGCCATCAGGATTCGAGATGATTGGAAGGAAGATTGCTAAAAGATGTCAGGGTTTGCCCTTAGCTGCCAATGTAGTTGGAGGAGTGCTTCGCGGAAAGTCCGTAGAAGAATGGTGCCTCATCAATGAAAATTGGCTTTCAAATGTTGAAGAAGGTGAAATTAtctcaaaaatattgaaattgagcTTTGATCACCTCTCTTCACCATCGCTCAAGAAGTGCTTCACGTTTTGTTCGGTTTTCCCCAAAGGGTGGGAAATCAAGAAGCAGGAGTTGATTGAACTATGGATGGCGGAAGGGTTTCTTCAACCAAGTCGAAGAGATGACATGGAGTCTGTGGGCaacatgttatttaatatgcTTCTTCAAAATTCTTTGTTGCAAGTTGCTAAGAAAGATGATTATGGAAATATTTTGGAGTGTGTGATGCATGATCTTGTGCATGATCTTGCATCTTTTGTCTTAACCAATAATGCTGACGACATTACTCCAGTTCAATACATGTTTCTCAACGAAGAATTAAGTCCTATTTCAAAAAGAGTGGCCAAGCATTTGCGTACATTATTCTTGGAAGGTGGAACTTTTGGTACTATATTCTCAGACTTTGAATGTTTGCATAATCTAACTCTTTCTGGTGATTATAAAGAGCTGCCCAATTCAATCAGGAAGTTGGTAAATTTGaggaatttgaatatttcaaatacaaaaattgtAAACTCGCCGAAGTGGATTGGTGAACTCCATCACTTGCAAACATTAAGAGCATGCTGGAACTTAGAGAAACTGCCAAGTACATTGAAGTACATGTTTAACTTAAGGCATCTTCATATCGGTCCTAATACAAAGTTGGCAGCGGAGATTGGGAGATTAACTAGTCTCCAAACACTGCCTTACTTTACAGTAGGCAAAGAGAAGGGCTACCAAATTGGAGAGCTAGGAAGTTTGAAGAATCTAAAAGGAACACTAGAGATTCGTAACCTGGAGATGGTGCGTGATAGGGAAGAGGCTCTGAAAGcaaatatatttcagaaaccAAAGTTATTTGATTTGGTGTTTGTATGGAGTGATGATAGAGAAGATGAAAGAAATGATGAGAGTGTGTTGGAAGGCCTCCAACCTCATTCAAATCTGAAAAAGTTGGAGATTCAAGGATTCAAAGGCATAAGGTTTCCAACGTGGGCTGAGAAGATGGCAGTACGTGATGGGCCTCAAGGATCTTGGGTACCACTTGATAACTTGATTGAGTTAAAACTCTTTGGGTGCTCAGAAATTGAGGAAATCCCAACACTGGAGCACTTGCCTAATCTCAAGTCTCTTTCTTTGAAAGAACTGAAGAAG ATTTGCAGATACACAACTGTCCTGTGTTGA
- the LOC125220281 gene encoding putative disease resistance protein RGA1 isoform X1 has protein sequence MEGVSSAAIEVLIQNLINLFKDEYSLFRGLGEDAQQLQRTLGMIQAYMKDAEKKSITQDSVRIWLRELEAVAFDADNVLDELNYQLLHKKVKKMRTFKAKDKVLSCFSSFNGILHWRDVVHTIKQINATFECMNKRATELGLQSIVASAPAAVAHTSIETDSFSLDPIFVGRDDDVPKLVDVLTHIQDNRIFSMVVVVGMGGMGKTTLTRKVFNHESLKSRFGSLIWVHVSQTFDPIILFKKILSALTSNIGDGVESRELILKRLQEVLKSNTYLLVLDDVWNEDISKWEDFTNSIMGVTSTNGNGIIITTRSEKAASIVNPFHIHHLSNLSNEDCWSIIKAKTFDENGEVPSGFEMIGRKIAKRCQGLPLAANVVGGVLRGKSVEEWCLINENWLSNVEEGEIISKILKLSFDHLSSPSLKKCFTFCSVFPKGWEIKKQELIELWMAEGFLQPSRRDDMESVGNMLFNMLLQNSLLQVAKKDDYGNILECVMHDLVHDLASFVLTNNADDITPVQYMFLNEELSPISKRVAKHLRTLFLEGGTFGTIFSDFECLHNLTLSGDYKELPNSIRKLVNLRNLNISNTKIVNSPKWIGELHHLQTLRACWNLEKLPSTLKYMFNLRHLHIGPNTKLAAEIGRLTSLQTLPYFTVGKEKGYQIGELGSLKNLKGTLEIRNLEMVRDREEALKANIFQKPKLFDLVFVWSDDREDERNDESVLEGLQPHSNLKKLEIQGFKGIRFPTWAEKMAVRDGPQGSWVPLDNLIELKLFGCSEIEEIPTLEHLPNLKSLSLKELKKVKLINVSLNHLTSLEINDLETLECLPEWIFNNNQNLSDLQIHNCPVLRELPDGLDTLNSLEILYILSCENLKSIGNPSGGARQSQGILHTLIIGGCVELTELPCQMIESWAPTILFLILIELKSLKNLPMLIDCLAKSSTRLFALMITGVPKLMGASSGSVESWDLSSLITLYIDVSVGWSREDSDGIAETVEGMLQRCCNSLAWLTLKGVENWEWLPQSIQNLTRLWNLTLENILIEELPQWLGNFSSLRELYLYSCNKLKCLPSVDAMKHLTELEVLDIRDCPELRIDLEWRNHHHHVQIMVDDQPV, from the coding sequence ATGGAAGGAGTGTCTTCAGCTGCCATCGAAGTTCTTATCCAAAACCTGATCAACCTTTTCAAGGACGAGTACTCTCTATTTCGGGGTCTCGGTGAAGATGCCCAGCAGCTGCAGAGGACTCTGGGGATGATTCAAGCCTACATGAAAGACGCTGAGAAGAAATCCATCACCCAAGATTCTGTCAGGATCTGGTTGAGGGAGCTTGAAGCCGTGGCTTTCGATGCTGACAATGTCTTGGACGAACTCAACTATCAACTTCTCcacaaaaaagtaaagaaaatgagGACATTTAAAGCCAAGGATAAGGTTCTATCATGTTTCTCATCCTTTAATGGCATTTTGCATTGGCGTGATGTGGTTCACacaatcaaacaaatcaatGCTACTTTTGAGTGTATGAACAAAAGGGCAACAGAGCTTGGCCTTCAAAGCATAGTTGCGAGTGCACCTGCGGCTGTTGCTCATACTTCCATTGAGACGGATTCGTTCAGTCTTGATCCAATCTTTGTTGGAAGAGATGATGATGTGCCTAAACTAGTTGACGTGCTCACCCACATCCAGGATAATCGGATCTTTTCCATGGTTGTTGTGGTCGGAATGGGGGGTATGGGGAAAACTACCTTGACTAGGAAAGTCTTTAATCATGAAAGCTTAAAGTCTCGATTCGGATCACTTATTTGGGttcatgtttctcaaacatttgaTCCCATTattcttttcaaaaaaatccTTTCAGCATTAACTTCAAATATTGGTGATGGAGTTGAGAGCAGGGAACTTATCTTGAAAAGGCTTCAAGAAGTTCTCAAGTCTAATACTTatcttcttgttcttgatgATGTATGGAATGAAGATATTTCAAAATGGGAAGACTTTACAAACTCCATAATGGGAGTTACTTCAACGAACGGAAATGGCATTATCATTACAACCAGGAGTGAAAAAGCTGCTTCTATTGTTAACCCATTTCATATTCATCATTTGAGTAACTTATCAAATGAAGACTGTTGGTCAATAATCAAAGCCAAaacttttgatgaaaatggAGAAGTGCCATCAGGATTCGAGATGATTGGAAGGAAGATTGCTAAAAGATGTCAGGGTTTGCCCTTAGCTGCCAATGTAGTTGGAGGAGTGCTTCGCGGAAAGTCCGTAGAAGAATGGTGCCTCATCAATGAAAATTGGCTTTCAAATGTTGAAGAAGGTGAAATTAtctcaaaaatattgaaattgagcTTTGATCACCTCTCTTCACCATCGCTCAAGAAGTGCTTCACGTTTTGTTCGGTTTTCCCCAAAGGGTGGGAAATCAAGAAGCAGGAGTTGATTGAACTATGGATGGCGGAAGGGTTTCTTCAACCAAGTCGAAGAGATGACATGGAGTCTGTGGGCaacatgttatttaatatgcTTCTTCAAAATTCTTTGTTGCAAGTTGCTAAGAAAGATGATTATGGAAATATTTTGGAGTGTGTGATGCATGATCTTGTGCATGATCTTGCATCTTTTGTCTTAACCAATAATGCTGACGACATTACTCCAGTTCAATACATGTTTCTCAACGAAGAATTAAGTCCTATTTCAAAAAGAGTGGCCAAGCATTTGCGTACATTATTCTTGGAAGGTGGAACTTTTGGTACTATATTCTCAGACTTTGAATGTTTGCATAATCTAACTCTTTCTGGTGATTATAAAGAGCTGCCCAATTCAATCAGGAAGTTGGTAAATTTGaggaatttgaatatttcaaatacaaaaattgtAAACTCGCCGAAGTGGATTGGTGAACTCCATCACTTGCAAACATTAAGAGCATGCTGGAACTTAGAGAAACTGCCAAGTACATTGAAGTACATGTTTAACTTAAGGCATCTTCATATCGGTCCTAATACAAAGTTGGCAGCGGAGATTGGGAGATTAACTAGTCTCCAAACACTGCCTTACTTTACAGTAGGCAAAGAGAAGGGCTACCAAATTGGAGAGCTAGGAAGTTTGAAGAATCTAAAAGGAACACTAGAGATTCGTAACCTGGAGATGGTGCGTGATAGGGAAGAGGCTCTGAAAGcaaatatatttcagaaaccAAAGTTATTTGATTTGGTGTTTGTATGGAGTGATGATAGAGAAGATGAAAGAAATGATGAGAGTGTGTTGGAAGGCCTCCAACCTCATTCAAATCTGAAAAAGTTGGAGATTCAAGGATTCAAAGGCATAAGGTTTCCAACGTGGGCTGAGAAGATGGCAGTACGTGATGGGCCTCAAGGATCTTGGGTACCACTTGATAACTTGATTGAGTTAAAACTCTTTGGGTGCTCAGAAATTGAGGAAATCCCAACACTGGAGCACTTGCCTAATCTCAAGTCTCTTTCTTTGAAAGAACTGAAGAAGGTGAAGTTGATAAATGTTTCTTTAAATCATTTAACATCACTCGAAATAAATGATTTAGAGACACTGGAATGTCTGCCAGAATGGATATTTAATAACAATCAGAATCTCTCAGATTTGCAGATACACAACTGTCCTGTGTTGAGAGAATTACCAGATGGCTTGGACACCCTTAATTCTTTGGagattttgtatattttgagTTGTGAGAATCTGAAGTCTATTGGGAATCCAAGTGGTGGAGCACGGCAATCCCAAGGGATCCTTCATACACTGATTATTGGAGGGTGCGTAGAGCTGACGGAACTGCCGTGTCAAATGATAGAGTCATGGGCCCCTACAATCttatttctcattttgatAGAATTAAAGAGCCTAAAGAATCTACCAATGCTAATTGACTGTCTAGCCAAATCATCTACTCGTCTCTTTGCATTGATGATCACAGGTGTTCCGAAATTGATGGGTGCTAGTAGTGGTAGTGTTGAGAGTTGGGATCTTAGCAGCTTGATAACATTATACATAGACGTGAGTGTGGGATGGTCAAGAGAGGATAGTGATGGCATTGCAGAGACTGTGGAAGGGATGCTGCAAAGATGCTGCAACTCACTTGCATGGTTAACTTTGAAGGGGGTGGAAAATTGGGAGTGGCTGCCCCAATCAATTCAAAATCTCACTCGTCTTTGGAATTTAACGCTAGAGAATATATTGATAGAAGAATTACCCCAATGGTTGGGGAACTTCTCATCTCTTAGAGAGTTATATCTATATAGTTGCAATAAGTTGAAGTGTCTGCCCTCTGTGGATGCAATGAAGCACCTCACTGAATTAGAAGTGTTAGATATTAGAGATTGCCCGGAACTACGTATTGATTTGGAGTGGCGCAACCACCATCACCATGTACAAATCATGGTCGATGACCAACCTGTATGA